One window of Alkaliphilus metalliredigens QYMF genomic DNA carries:
- the ppsA gene encoding phosphoenolpyruvate synthase, whose translation MSQYILSFNEIGSHNLPEVGGKGANLGELLRVEAIPVPEGFCVMTKAYKKIVMHNGAFNELLDQLSLLKVDDRERIGEIGKKVRKLIEETEIEKNIEKEIIRYITKFGEQQAYAVRSSTTAEDLPLASFAGQQDTYLNIMGIDSILDHIKRCWASLFTDRAVIYRIQNGFDHRKVYLSVVIQRMIFPQTSGIMFTADPVTFNRKVLSIDASFGLGEALVSGLVNADNYKVQEGKSVDKKISTNKRAIYALKKGGTEEREIEQQQQIQTLTDEQILQLGEMGRRIETYFNRPQDIEWCLFEDTFYILQSRPITTIYPIPENDGNNRVYASLGHLQMMTEEIKPLGMSFCQLLSFWFGQNLVAAGGRLFIDGTYDLRSPIGRKILISSTGEADILMENALSNLVERKGFIKTLPKGKGSISMSSGALSWISPAIKVYRKNNLSTIQDIINHNEVLISEMEQEIEKVSGDELFEFILRDTKELKAVLTGPENMSMMVVGGFVSSWINKKMEKWLGEKSAVHILSKSVENNVTTEMGLALLDVSDAVRKYPEVIEYFNHASDDETFFEDLMGLEGGDEVSKEVQAYLQKYGMRCPGEIDITKPRWSEKPTALIPMILSNIKSAELNSSTVKFEEGRLEAKEKERVLLSRLEQLPGGKRKAKKAKKMISVLRNVIGFREYPKYSFIKRFQIYKNALIKEADVLVKKGIILNKEDIYYLSFEELRKVVQTNSLDYSIIRKRKEDYEVYEKLTPPRVMTSDGEVISGAYNNGNMPQGALAGVAVSSGVIEGRAKVVLKLENANIEEGDILVTVFTDPSWTPLFVSVKGLVTEVGGLMTHGAVITREYGIPGVVGVENATKLIKDGQRIRINGTEGYVELL comes from the coding sequence ATGAGTCAGTATATATTATCTTTTAATGAAATTGGTAGTCATAATTTACCTGAAGTAGGTGGTAAAGGTGCCAATTTGGGAGAACTGTTAAGGGTTGAAGCGATACCAGTGCCGGAGGGATTTTGTGTTATGACAAAGGCGTATAAAAAAATCGTAATGCATAATGGTGCATTTAATGAATTATTAGATCAACTATCCCTCTTAAAGGTTGATGACAGGGAGCGAATCGGGGAAATCGGTAAAAAGGTTCGTAAGCTTATTGAAGAGACTGAGATTGAAAAGAATATAGAAAAAGAAATTATTAGATATATCACAAAGTTTGGCGAACAACAGGCCTATGCTGTGCGTTCTAGTACAACGGCAGAAGATTTACCATTGGCTTCCTTTGCCGGACAACAGGATACGTATTTAAATATAATGGGGATCGATTCTATTCTGGATCATATAAAAAGGTGTTGGGCATCGTTATTTACTGATCGTGCCGTAATCTACCGTATACAAAATGGATTTGATCACCGCAAGGTATATTTATCTGTGGTCATCCAACGGATGATTTTTCCTCAAACTTCAGGGATTATGTTTACAGCTGATCCAGTCACATTCAATAGAAAAGTGTTATCTATTGATGCTAGCTTTGGACTTGGGGAAGCATTGGTTTCGGGTTTAGTGAATGCTGATAATTACAAAGTACAAGAGGGAAAGAGCGTCGATAAGAAGATATCCACTAATAAACGAGCAATTTATGCACTAAAAAAAGGTGGTACGGAAGAACGAGAAATTGAACAACAACAACAAATACAAACCCTGACAGATGAACAGATTTTACAGCTTGGAGAGATGGGTAGACGAATAGAGACATATTTTAATCGTCCTCAAGATATCGAATGGTGCTTATTTGAAGATACGTTTTATATCCTTCAGAGTCGCCCCATTACTACCATATACCCAATACCAGAAAACGATGGAAATAACCGTGTGTATGCATCATTGGGACATTTACAAATGATGACAGAAGAGATAAAACCATTGGGCATGTCATTCTGTCAACTTTTATCATTCTGGTTTGGACAAAATTTAGTTGCTGCCGGGGGAAGATTATTCATTGATGGAACCTATGATCTCAGATCACCCATAGGGAGAAAGATTTTGATTAGTAGTACTGGTGAGGCAGACATTTTGATGGAAAATGCCCTCTCAAATTTAGTAGAGCGTAAGGGCTTTATAAAAACGCTTCCTAAAGGCAAAGGATCCATCAGCATGAGCTCTGGAGCACTATCATGGATATCACCGGCAATAAAAGTGTACCGAAAAAACAATCTATCGACTATTCAAGACATTATCAACCACAATGAAGTGTTGATAAGTGAGATGGAGCAAGAAATAGAAAAGGTATCAGGAGATGAGTTGTTTGAATTCATTTTACGGGATACAAAAGAGTTAAAGGCAGTTCTGACAGGCCCGGAAAATATGAGCATGATGGTAGTGGGAGGTTTTGTATCAAGCTGGATTAATAAAAAAATGGAAAAGTGGTTGGGTGAAAAGAGTGCTGTGCATATTCTTTCTAAATCAGTAGAAAACAATGTCACTACCGAAATGGGTCTGGCACTGCTAGATGTATCAGATGCCGTACGAAAATATCCAGAGGTGATTGAATATTTTAATCATGCCAGTGATGATGAAACCTTTTTTGAAGACCTAATGGGACTAGAAGGCGGAGATGAGGTAAGCAAGGAAGTTCAGGCATATCTTCAAAAATACGGCATGCGTTGTCCTGGGGAGATTGATATTACAAAGCCCCGGTGGAGTGAAAAACCCACAGCCCTCATTCCCATGATTCTTAGCAATATAAAGAGCGCTGAGCTAAATTCAAGCACGGTTAAATTTGAAGAAGGACGGTTAGAAGCAAAGGAAAAGGAGCGAGTGCTTTTATCTCGCTTGGAACAATTGCCTGGTGGCAAGAGAAAGGCGAAAAAGGCAAAGAAAATGATTAGTGTTTTACGTAACGTCATCGGTTTTAGAGAATATCCTAAGTATTCCTTTATAAAGCGTTTCCAAATTTATAAAAATGCTCTGATAAAAGAAGCGGATGTACTGGTTAAAAAAGGAATCATACTAAATAAAGAGGATATCTATTATCTATCTTTTGAAGAATTGAGGAAGGTTGTTCAAACAAACAGTCTTGATTATAGTATCATCAGAAAGAGAAAAGAGGACTATGAGGTATATGAGAAGTTAACGCCTCCTCGAGTGATGACCTCAGATGGAGAAGTTATCTCTGGAGCATATAATAACGGTAATATGCCGCAGGGTGCTTTGGCAGGTGTAGCAGTTTCATCAGGTGTGATTGAAGGGCGAGCAAAGGTTGTTTTAAAGCTGGAGAACGCCAACATTGAAGAAGGCGATATTTTGGTTACAGTATTCACTGACCCAAGTTGGACGCCGTTATTTGTATCTGTTAAAGGCTTGGTTACGGAAGTGGGCGGTTTAATGACACACGGTGCAGTTATTACTCGAGAGTATGGTATTCCTGGAGTGGTAGGGGTGGAAAACGCCACTAAATTAATTAAGGATGGACAGAGAATTCGAATCAATGGAACGGAAGGATATGTAGAGTTATTATAA
- a CDS encoding MFS transporter yields MIFLLFIMGRMISDTGTSIQMMIMPLYIIDAGGSAATVGLFFFLSLLPALLVYPFAGVLGDRMNRKTIMVATDFISGGVILTLGFLSYWGIMEIYLLLVVQVMISLLNGLFEPATRGMLPQLVNKDELTRSNSTVASMRSASVLLGPVIGAALYATFGITMVFFVNGISFLLSGSSEIMIRYKHVKRQATEGISGMMSDLLEGVKFILTKKIIGKLCYVLVQR; encoded by the coding sequence ATGATTTTTTTATTGTTCATAATGGGTAGGATGATATCCGACACAGGAACCAGTATCCAGATGATGATTATGCCATTATATATTATAGATGCTGGCGGTTCAGCAGCCACTGTAGGATTATTTTTCTTCCTTTCGCTGCTACCGGCACTTCTGGTCTATCCCTTTGCAGGGGTTTTGGGGGATCGAATGAACAGGAAAACAATTATGGTGGCAACGGACTTTATCAGTGGTGGAGTCATATTGACTTTAGGCTTTCTGTCTTACTGGGGTATAATGGAAATTTACTTGCTCTTGGTTGTACAGGTAATGATATCCTTATTGAATGGTTTGTTTGAGCCCGCCACAAGGGGAATGCTACCTCAACTTGTGAATAAAGATGAATTAACTCGAAGTAATTCCACTGTGGCATCTATGAGGAGTGCATCGGTGCTACTCGGACCAGTCATTGGAGCTGCATTATACGCTACATTCGGCATTACAATGGTATTCTTTGTTAATGGAATTTCATTTTTATTATCAGGATCTAGTGAGATAATGATTCGATACAAACACGTGAAACGGCAAGCAACAGAAGGAATATCTGGAATGATGAGTGATCTATTGGAGGGTGTTAAATTCATTCTGACAAAAAAGATCATTGGTAAGCTATGCTATGTTTTGGTTCAACGATAA
- a CDS encoding IS701 family transposase, whose translation MKQTLHQYLMQYRSVFKKRSFDIFYWLIMGILCTEEVRFIQFVYDSFIKKHTDKVLNSIYYFLSYSKFPIEALTTITVSIALSLIPEKLRQNTLFITIDDTLQAKYGAKFDCYVKHFDHTKKNGTKYLNGHCFVSVVLNIPLYYQDKAKYLSIPIGYRLYSKEQNKLEMASQIIKYIMPQLEMFQVILLCDSWYSKGAILDTVKEFDNLEIVAAVRHDTAMYDLPPASTGGKGRPRKKGRKLNAREFSYSKIGEYYVAEKKVMANLFEKPIYVTVTTTDIKPFSSIRVFISSINPDEIKTINTALNTKGALNDQNEDECTSKTLTTYRMRWNIEVMFYQHKFFWSFGNYMVRNKAAIERYVNLLFVAYTFACLLPFMDKRYEKYQFKSPQLIKRAVGVQITKELIFDSFVLSFESAKIYSTIKESVQGFLNKDWVA comes from the coding sequence ATGAAACAAACATTACACCAATATTTAATGCAGTATAGATCAGTTTTCAAGAAGCGGAGCTTTGATATTTTCTACTGGCTCATTATGGGAATCCTCTGCACAGAAGAAGTAAGATTTATACAATTTGTTTATGATAGTTTCATCAAGAAACACACCGATAAGGTGCTGAATTCAATATATTACTTTTTATCCTATTCAAAATTTCCAATAGAAGCCCTAACCACTATCACAGTTTCTATCGCTTTATCCTTGATACCAGAAAAATTAAGACAGAACACCTTATTTATAACAATTGATGATACTCTTCAAGCAAAATACGGTGCTAAATTTGATTGTTATGTTAAACATTTTGACCATACAAAAAAGAATGGAACCAAATATCTTAATGGTCATTGCTTTGTATCTGTGGTGTTGAATATTCCTTTATATTACCAAGATAAAGCGAAGTACTTAAGTATACCAATAGGCTATCGCCTGTATTCAAAGGAGCAGAACAAACTTGAAATGGCATCACAAATAATTAAATATATCATGCCTCAACTTGAGATGTTTCAAGTAATTTTACTGTGTGATAGCTGGTATAGCAAAGGAGCTATATTAGACACTGTTAAAGAATTTGACAATTTAGAGATAGTAGCAGCAGTACGACATGATACCGCAATGTATGATCTTCCTCCAGCCTCTACGGGTGGAAAAGGTAGACCTAGAAAGAAAGGTAGAAAACTAAATGCTAGAGAATTTTCCTATTCAAAGATAGGTGAATACTATGTTGCTGAGAAAAAAGTAATGGCTAATTTATTTGAAAAACCTATTTACGTTACAGTAACCACTACAGATATTAAACCATTCTCATCCATAAGAGTTTTTATTAGCAGCATCAATCCTGATGAAATTAAAACTATAAATACCGCCCTAAATACCAAAGGAGCATTGAATGATCAAAATGAAGATGAATGCACCAGTAAAACACTGACTACTTATCGAATGAGATGGAACATCGAAGTGATGTTTTACCAGCACAAATTTTTTTGGTCCTTCGGTAACTATATGGTGAGAAACAAGGCCGCAATCGAAAGATATGTTAATCTATTGTTTGTAGCATATACTTTTGCGTGTTTGTTACCCTTCATGGACAAAAGATACGAAAAGTATCAATTCAAAAGTCCACAATTGATCAAAAGAGCTGTAGGCGTTCAAATTACAAAAGAATTAATATTTGACAGTTTCGTATTGAGCTTCGAAAGTGCTAAAATTTATTCTACAATTAAAGAATCTGTTCAGGGCTTCCTCAATAAGGATTGGGTAGCTTAA
- a CDS encoding ISL3 family transposase — translation MNTNYDIIRNLIGLQGLEIIFTNVNNGIFEVFAKSAFDFAKCPQCGNVTYIVHDRRHQSYRHLPIWGMPTDIILEKKRYVCNCSPENPFDEHYSFFRRYQRYTIAFEEYVLKLAHKNTIKNASDIADVGEGTCQRIYNHYAKEALVNCTPEPLRLLGIDDIASRKGHHYDTVIYNQETGNVVAIFPGRKKEDVVAYFKSLPEDVRAGIEAVSMDMSKSYCFSVLENLPNAMPVIDRFHISQHLHNCIDEGRKHIQNHIRKYGNKDEVFKIRWGILKHIDDANYQEYNNLLDAFSKYPKLEELHYLKEEFSTFFYLTTKEDAASFLGYYKGLVEESGIPEFEKFVKTLDNWMEYILNYYDYPISNGITEGNNHKVKNIKRRAYGYRNRNNWEIRVKYEFQCA, via the coding sequence ATGAATACCAACTATGATATTATCCGAAATCTAATTGGATTGCAAGGCTTAGAGATAATTTTTACCAACGTAAATAATGGCATATTTGAAGTGTTTGCAAAATCAGCATTTGACTTTGCTAAGTGTCCCCAATGTGGGAATGTTACCTATATTGTACATGATAGAAGGCATCAGTCTTATCGTCACTTACCAATATGGGGAATGCCTACGGATATCATACTTGAGAAAAAACGGTATGTATGCAATTGTTCTCCTGAAAATCCCTTTGATGAGCATTATTCATTTTTCAGAAGATATCAACGCTACACCATTGCTTTTGAAGAATATGTTTTAAAACTAGCCCATAAAAATACTATCAAAAACGCCAGTGACATTGCCGATGTTGGCGAAGGCACATGTCAGAGGATCTATAACCATTATGCAAAGGAAGCTCTCGTCAACTGTACCCCAGAACCCTTGAGGCTTCTGGGCATTGATGATATTGCTTCCCGAAAGGGACATCACTATGATACCGTCATTTACAATCAAGAAACAGGCAATGTGGTTGCTATATTTCCTGGTAGAAAAAAGGAGGATGTAGTAGCTTATTTTAAAAGTTTACCAGAAGATGTAAGAGCAGGCATTGAAGCTGTATCAATGGATATGAGCAAGAGCTACTGTTTTTCAGTATTAGAGAACCTTCCCAATGCGATGCCTGTTATAGATAGATTTCATATATCTCAGCACCTTCATAACTGTATAGATGAAGGAAGAAAGCATATTCAAAATCATATACGAAAGTATGGCAATAAGGATGAAGTTTTTAAAATTCGTTGGGGGATATTAAAGCATATAGATGATGCAAACTATCAAGAGTACAACAATTTACTGGATGCTTTTTCTAAATATCCCAAACTAGAGGAACTCCATTATCTTAAAGAGGAATTTAGCACATTTTTTTACCTTACAACAAAGGAGGACGCTGCATCATTCCTAGGCTATTACAAAGGTCTAGTGGAGGAAAGTGGTATCCCAGAGTTTGAGAAATTTGTAAAGACCCTTGATAACTGGATGGAGTACATTTTAAATTATTACGACTATCCTATATCCAATGGCATTACAGAAGGAAATAACCATAAGGTTAAAAATATTAAACGTAGAGCCTACGGCTATCGTAACCGTAATAATTGGGAGATCAGGGTTAAATACGAATTTCAGTGTGCCTAA
- a CDS encoding VOC family protein, whose translation MKFCWCTITVSNMEDSLQFYQDIVGLSLNNRFDAGPGMEISFLGDGETQIELICNKEHQVTNHSEDISLGFEVESVDEKITFIKEKGLEVESGPYQPNPHVKFFHVKDPNGVKIQFVENM comes from the coding sequence ATGAAATTTTGTTGGTGCACAATTACGGTTAGCAACATGGAAGATTCTTTACAGTTTTATCAAGACATTGTGGGACTATCGCTTAATAACAGATTTGACGCCGGTCCAGGAATGGAAATCTCTTTTTTAGGTGATGGGGAAACACAGATTGAACTCATTTGTAATAAAGAACATCAAGTAACGAATCATAGTGAAGATATTTCCTTAGGCTTTGAAGTTGAGTCGGTTGACGAAAAGATCACATTTATAAAAGAAAAAGGATTAGAAGTAGAGAGTGGACCTTACCAGCCTAATCCACATGTTAAGTTTTTTCATGTGAAGGATCCCAATGGTGTGAAAATACAATTTGTAGAAAACATGTAA
- a CDS encoding glycoside hydrolase family 26 protein, protein MFLLLFITVTDVVNAGEYNTYIKNGKIVEEADFTSADNFQEIKGHDAIHNWYFNHSGGYAVKVWNNMNLDITLAALRTRFFNKDKEVEIYYDNFEGTIHSASTYVDYSNRFLLNSIDHEKQHESYIKIRGMNAQILQWSRPSLEKVENDKPYYASAEIIRNKNEVYTIIIKSATPFLNQGEYMDIFRSFQLIDKKGSAHNNVVYNSIPKNINEETQRIYHQYFAPETSLTWGIFDPGAPSSFYNLNQLEERMDYSFDTIIRYHHFSDGDFPMTAMENAYENNKLVLFTLQTMDTKSDNTGITYDILNGDYEDYFQRLAKDMKAYDHPILFRLNNEMNGDWCPYSGYFSSKDSSLYIEVWKYVYGIFEENNLENVLWVWNPHDISFPGFSINHALTYYPGNQYVDIVGLTGYNTGDYYEGEIWRGFREIYTPLYEEYIEIFQQPLMITEFGSNSVGGDKIQWIQEMFQYIRDYDRIKVAIWWSGTDWDNEGNPARIYRLNQSEEMLDAFRDGFRDY, encoded by the coding sequence ATGTTTTTATTATTATTTATTACCGTCACTGATGTGGTTAACGCTGGTGAATACAACACGTATATTAAGAATGGTAAAATTGTTGAAGAAGCCGATTTTACATCAGCAGATAATTTCCAGGAAATTAAAGGACATGACGCAATACATAACTGGTATTTTAACCATTCTGGTGGTTATGCAGTCAAGGTTTGGAACAATATGAATCTTGATATCACATTAGCAGCCTTAAGGACAAGGTTCTTTAATAAGGATAAGGAAGTTGAAATTTATTATGATAATTTCGAAGGCACCATTCATTCTGCTAGTACATACGTGGACTATAGTAATCGGTTTTTATTGAATTCTATTGATCATGAAAAACAGCATGAATCCTATATTAAGATCAGGGGAATGAATGCTCAAATTCTGCAGTGGAGTAGACCCTCTCTGGAAAAAGTTGAAAATGACAAGCCCTATTATGCTTCAGCAGAAATAATCAGGAACAAGAATGAAGTTTATACGATTATTATTAAATCAGCCACCCCCTTTCTAAATCAAGGAGAGTATATGGATATTTTCAGGAGCTTTCAACTTATTGACAAAAAAGGATCTGCCCATAATAATGTAGTTTATAATAGCATTCCGAAAAATATCAATGAGGAAACCCAAAGGATCTACCATCAATATTTTGCTCCAGAGACCTCATTAACATGGGGAATTTTTGATCCAGGAGCCCCGTCTTCTTTTTATAATTTAAATCAACTAGAAGAGCGAATGGATTACTCTTTTGACACAATTATTCGTTATCATCATTTTTCTGACGGAGATTTCCCTATGACAGCCATGGAAAATGCTTATGAAAACAACAAGCTTGTGTTATTTACCCTGCAAACCATGGATACGAAAAGCGATAACACCGGAATCACCTATGATATCTTAAATGGAGACTACGAAGACTATTTTCAACGACTGGCAAAGGATATGAAAGCCTATGACCATCCTATTTTGTTTCGATTAAACAATGAGATGAATGGAGACTGGTGTCCTTATTCTGGCTATTTCTCCTCAAAGGATTCTAGTCTTTATATTGAGGTTTGGAAATATGTTTATGGTATTTTCGAAGAAAATAATTTGGAAAATGTTCTTTGGGTATGGAATCCCCATGACATCTCCTTTCCTGGCTTTAGTATCAACCATGCGCTGACCTACTATCCTGGGAATCAATACGTGGATATCGTTGGTTTAACAGGCTATAATACTGGTGATTATTACGAAGGTGAGATTTGGAGAGGATTTAGAGAGATCTATACACCTCTTTATGAAGAATACATTGAGATTTTTCAGCAGCCACTAATGATCACAGAGTTTGGTTCAAACTCTGTTGGTGGAGATAAAATTCAGTGGATTCAAGAAATGTTTCAGTACATAAGAGATTATGATCGGATTAAGGTGGCGATCTGGTGGAGCGGAACTGACTGGGATAATGAAGGGAATCCTGCCCGTATCTATCGATTGAACCAAAGCGAAGAAATGCTAGATGCATTTAGAGATGGTTTTCGAGACTATTAG
- a CDS encoding ABC transporter permease yields the protein MIIPDKKRTSSYFVSRCTFLEVAIICIISLFFSVKIASGFARILLIILLIFMTAFFMSSLAYAISLCLPNEVAYETVMNAIVLPVFFLVQHCFQQKL from the coding sequence TTGATCATTCCTGACAAGAAACGTACATCTTCTTACTTTGTAAGCAGATGTACCTTTCTTGAAGTTGCAATTATATGTATTATCAGCCTGTTCTTTTCAGTCAAAATTGCTTCTGGATTTGCAAGAATTCTGCTTATCATTTTGCTTATATTCATGACGGCCTTTTTTATGTCAAGCTTAGCCTATGCAATTAGTCTTTGTCTGCCGAATGAAGTTGCATATGAAACCGTGATGAATGCAATTGTTTTACCTGTGTTTTTCTTAGTACAGCATTGTTTCCAGCAGAAACTTTGA
- a CDS encoding IS701 family transposase, with translation MKQTLHQYLMQYRSVFKKRSFDIFYWLIMGILCTEEVRSIQFVYDSFIKKHTDKVLNSIYYFLSYSKFPIEALTTITVSIALSLIPEKLRQNTLFITIDDTLQAKYGAKFDCYVKHFDHTKKNGTKYLNGHCFVSVVLNIPLYYQDKAKYLSIPIGYRLYSKEQNKLEMASQIIKYIMPQLEMFQVILLCDSWYSKGAILDTVKEFDNLEIVAAVRHDTAMYDLPPASTGGKGRPRKKGRKLNAREFSYSKIGEYYVAEKKVMANLFEKPIYVTVTTTDIKPFSSIRVFISSINPDEIKTINTALNTKGALNDQNEDECTSKTLTTYRMRWNIEVMFYQHKFFWSFGNYMVRNKAAIERYVNLLFVAYTFACLLPFMDKRYEKYQFKSPQLIKRAVGVQITKELIFDSFVLSFESAKIYSTIKESVQGFLNKDWVA, from the coding sequence ATGAAACAAACATTACACCAATATTTAATGCAGTATAGATCAGTTTTCAAGAAGCGGAGCTTTGATATTTTCTACTGGCTCATTATGGGAATCCTCTGTACAGAAGAAGTAAGATCTATACAATTTGTTTATGATAGTTTCATCAAGAAACACACCGATAAGGTGCTGAATTCAATATATTACTTTTTATCCTATTCAAAATTTCCAATAGAAGCCCTAACCACTATCACAGTTTCTATCGCTTTATCCTTGATACCAGAAAAATTAAGACAGAACACCTTATTTATAACAATTGATGATACTCTTCAAGCAAAATACGGTGCTAAATTTGATTGTTATGTTAAACATTTTGACCATACAAAAAAGAATGGAACCAAATATCTTAATGGTCATTGCTTTGTATCTGTGGTGTTGAATATTCCTTTATATTACCAAGATAAAGCGAAGTACTTAAGTATACCAATAGGCTATCGCCTGTATTCAAAGGAGCAGAACAAACTTGAAATGGCATCACAAATAATTAAATATATCATGCCTCAACTTGAGATGTTTCAAGTAATTTTACTGTGTGATAGCTGGTATAGCAAAGGAGCTATATTAGACACTGTTAAAGAATTTGACAATTTAGAGATAGTAGCAGCAGTACGACATGATACCGCAATGTATGATCTTCCTCCAGCCTCTACGGGTGGAAAAGGTAGACCTAGAAAGAAAGGTAGAAAACTAAATGCTAGAGAATTTTCCTATTCAAAGATAGGTGAATACTATGTTGCTGAGAAAAAAGTAATGGCTAATTTATTTGAAAAACCTATTTACGTTACAGTAACCACTACAGATATTAAACCATTCTCATCCATAAGAGTTTTTATTAGCAGCATCAATCCTGATGAAATTAAAACTATAAATACCGCCCTAAATACCAAAGGAGCATTGAATGATCAAAATGAAGATGAATGCACCAGTAAAACACTGACTACTTATCGAATGAGATGGAACATCGAAGTGATGTTTTACCAGCACAAATTTTTTTGGTCCTTCGGTAACTATATGGTGAGAAACAAGGCCGCAATCGAAAGATATGTTAATCTATTGTTTGTAGCATATACTTTTGCGTGTTTGTTACCCTTCATGGACAAAAGATACGAAAAGTATCAATTCAAAAGTCCACAATTGATCAAAAGAGCTGTAGGCGTTCAAATTACAAAAGAATTAATATTTGACAGTTTCGTATTGAGCTTCGAAAGTGCTAAAATTTATTCTACAATTAAAGAATCTGTTCAGGGCTTCCTCAATAAGGATTGGGTAGCTTAA